The genomic window GATGGAAAGtgcttaataaaacaaattcatttaacAATCAGTTTATACTTcaacaaatgaaattttttgaagAATAGTTTACACATTGACCAATTTTCATTGCAAGATCCAGGCTAACTCATCCACAACTCTGAATTAATCTCTATACAGTATTTCATATTTAAGTTAAATGTTAGACATCAAAagaatattctaaaaaattgtCTTTCCAAATTTTCCATGCTCGACAAAACTCTCTATTATTTTGTAAACTCTAGGTATACACATGTGCCAATCACAGTATGCAAGGGatataaacaaaaacacaagTTAATCTTATCttatgtatttattattgtcattattaCTACTTTCAGAATTGTTTTCAATATTGGACTAGTTTTGAACTTTTGATTGGAGATTAAAGGGATTGCATTTTGCTGAGAACTGAAGCTAATCTTAAAACATTCTAAGAAAGTTCTTGGTCAAACCTCATCAGATGTTAGAAGAAGAACATCACTCATCTTCAACAAATGGCTTAAAGCCTGTCGTTCTTCAGGTGTTCCAGTCAAAAGACTCTTTCCACGTGGTCCAGGATCAAAGAAAACAGATGTTCCAACTTCAACAGCATAATCTAGAGCTAACATTATCAGAGCTGGGGAAAGCTCATCAAATCCATAACCATTACAGAACAGGATCTTTGACTGTTTAATAGCCATCTTTACTTCTTCTGTTAATTTAGTCATCCAGCTAAATGCAGGGTCCTCGCAGAAATCTGCTCGACTGAAAACAACAAAAGCCACATAAAGATGATCCTGTTGAGCACAAAAAGATAATAgcaacctaattttttattcttttttttttttcaatattgtaaTCTAATTCTACACGTCCAGGAAAACATTTACCTACAAAATCCATGTCTTTGCAAAGGGTCAACAAGAACCCAAcacaaaagggtctcatatgaAGCATTAGAACTATCAACAATATCACCATCTTCACTCATCCCAACCATACTAATCCCCTCCTCACGAAGCACATCAAGCAAAAACTGCCCATATATTTCATCACCCACGTGACCTATCGTGGCGCAATGAAGTCCCAATCTTGCAGCTGCTATAGCCATATTGCAGTTACCTCCAGCTTCCCAGTATTTCTACTTGCAAAAAGGAACACGGCacaaattactttaaaaacaaactaacaACCAACACAGACAAGTGGTCAGTAATGTAATTGCCTTTTATTAGTAAGATAATGAGTCAAATACCGAttgaaattcttcaaaaataacattaatcaaCACAAacataactttatttattttccttgtcatttgttttttacaccAATCATCTCCacaaattaaatactaaaatcaGCATCTGAACTTgcaaaaatcacataaaaaccaATCCAAAAACAGATGAACagctaaaacaaataaaagggtCACTGATgcgagaattaaacttcatagaTTTTCAATTATACTGATTAAATTTCTGCTGAAACCATAATTATcaatcaaaaattcaaattaaaagctAATATTAACAACAGGGTCATAAATACAACACTccaatttcatgtttttcaatgtAATTTATCTTCGTtactaataatttcaaaaagttAAACAACTGAAATCAGTTAAAGGAAGAGCAAACCTTATCAGGAGGGGATTTGGACAGCTCTTGCATATAAGCAAAACTAGCCTCACGAGAACGAGGGGGCAATTTTGGAACATTAAGAACAATATCAACACAGAGATTTCCCAGGGTGGCAACATCAATGTTTTCGATACCAACACTCCTCACTTTCCAGTCGTGAACGGCAGCACCGTTCCCGTTTGAAGGTCCAAGCGAAGCAGAGCCATGACTGGGGACGGATAGTTGGGTTCCTTTACAGATGAAAACGGGGTTGTGGTAGATGGATCCTCCAGTTTTTTGAGGGGATAAAGGGAGGACAAACTGTCTAGGGttaagagggagagagaagatAGGGTGGGAAGGAGGTGCATGGTAAGGGAGTGGAGATTTGAGAGTTACGGTGTAGTTATGCATTCAGGGGCGGAACGGGAAGGAGATTGAGAGTGAAGAGAAGATAGGAAAGTAACGGAAATGAGAGGAGGGAAATGGAAGGAAACTGAGAGGAATGGATTTGCCTCTAGTTGTAGGGAAGGGAGTGGTCAAGTGGAGAGTGGAGACCGCTGCAACTTTTTTCGTCAAGTGTTGTTTGGGTGGGGATTTTGGGAGGAAATCTTTGATCAACTTTTAAGTTCAGAcctttctatttcctttctcTTGCAAGGataagatttcttttttttcct from Populus trichocarpa isolate Nisqually-1 chromosome 5, P.trichocarpa_v4.1, whole genome shotgun sequence includes these protein-coding regions:
- the LOC7454333 gene encoding fructokinase-1, coding for MHNYTVTLKSPLPYHAPPSHPIFSLPLNPRQFVLPLSPQKTGGSIYHNPVFICKGTQLSVPSHGSASLGPSNGNGAAVHDWKVRSVGIENIDVATLGNLCVDIVLNVPKLPPRSREASFAYMQELSKSPPDKKYWEAGGNCNMAIAAARLGLHCATIGHVGDEIYGQFLLDVLREEGISMVGMSEDGDIVDSSNASYETLLCWVLVDPLQRHGFCSRADFCEDPAFSWMTKLTEEVKMAIKQSKILFCNGYGFDELSPALIMLALDYAVEVGTSVFFDPGPRGKSLLTGTPEERQALSHLLKMSDVLLLTSDEAESLTGIGNPILAGQELLKNGIRTKWVIIKMGSRGSILVTMSSISCAPAFKVNVIDTVGCGDSFVAAIAFGYIHNIPLVNTLAIANAVGAATAMGCGAGRNVATLEKVIELMRASNINEDDEFWNELVKDMDTGEITFLSKMVINGRNNQVNHVALQKVVSELLPKLEDNRLEGKVAS